In Clostridium thermosuccinogenes, the genomic stretch ATGCGTATATGACAACACAGGATATCAGAATAAGCATCATGGGCACGGCATAACGCTCGAATATACCGTGAAAAATGTATATTGACAAAGTTAGAAAAATCGATATAAACCTGTATAATTCAAGCAAGCCTTCGATATTGCTTTTTATTGCTTTGGGCAACCTAAATTTCATCATTCCAGCCTTCTGTTTCTTAATGTTGTTCATCGCGCTCCACCGAAGAAGCTCTTTCTGTTTGCCATATAGTTCAATGCGCTTTGCTTTGTTATCTTACCGGCTGTATAAAGATCGTTGATGGAATCCTCCATTGTTATCATTCCTAGGGATTTGCTGGCTTTTATCATTGCCGGTATCTGGTGGATCTTGTTTTCCACTATCAGGTTTTTAATTGCCTGGTTGGCCAGCATTACTTCCACAGCGAGCTTGCTGCCATTGCCGTCGGCAGCGGGTATGAGGCACTGGGATACGATCGCCAGAAGTGCATTGCTGAGCTGTATCTTTATATAATTGCTCTTATCTGCAGGATACATTCCGACTATATATTCTATCGTGGATATGGAATCGTCCGTCTGCAATGTGGTAATAACCAGATGACCGTTTTCTGCAGCTGCCAGAGCGGCAGAAAATGTAGCCGGGTCTGTGGCAGAGCTTATCATAATTACGTCCGGGTCCTGTGTCAGGGCGGAGTAAACGCCTTCCTTGAAACTGTTTACATCCATGCCTACTTCTTTTTGGTTTACAATAGCCTTGTCATGCTTATATAAATACTCAATGGGGTCTTCAATTGTTATTATATGGCATTCCCTGGATGTGCTTATCTTCTTTACCAATGATGCCACAGTTGTGGATTTGCCGCTGTTCTTATTGCCACATACGAGTATAAGCCCGCTTTCCTGGCGGTGAAGATTGATAACTGCATCGGGTATGCCAAGCTCCTCGGGAGTTTTTAACAGCCTGTCCAACAGTTTGATGTTGATGGAATAGGAACCCCTTTGCATGAAAATATTTACCCTCAGTCTTCCGATATCATGCAGCGCAATAGGAAGGCTGATATAATGGGTGCTTTTTAATACATTTTTACGCTCTTGGTCCAAAATGTCGCTTATCAAGGCTTCTGTATCCTTGGGGAGCACCATGTCGAAGGGCATATACGAAAGACGCCCTTCAATGCGCATAGCCGGAACAGCGCCTGCGGCAACATGTATGTCAGTGGCATTGGCTTCTTTGGCATATTTAATTATTTTTATAAAATCGTCATGCGTGTACATACCAATCCCTGCTACATCAATAAATTTAACTGCCTATTTATAATGATCGCAGTTATATTCAAAAATTATACCCTAAAACATGATGCAATACAATTGGTTAAACTAAAGAATCACGGCAATTTCAGGAACTTACGATAGGATGAACACCACTTGATGATAAAAATAAAATTAAAACTTATGGGATTTCCTGCCATTATATGATCAGGCATTAAAACTTTCGCGAATATGACCAACCTGTTGCTGAATATCTTTATTATAGATTGAAAATCGGGGATGGGATAATATGATAGTGATAGTGAGAAAAAATAACATAGCTCTGATATTGTTGATTTTCCTGCTGTCGATAGTTATATATAGCCTTAACATCTGGAGCACGGATGCTGCCGTTACAGCCAATGACAGCAGCGTGCAGAGAGTGGTAATACTAGATCCCGGCCATGGCGGTGAAGATCCTGGGATGGTGAGTCCAGGTGGATTGAAGGAAAAGGACATAAATCTCATTATTGCTTTCAAGGCGAAGGAGCTGCTGGAGAATGACAACTACAAGGTCATAATGACCAGAACGGAGGATAAGCTGGAGTATCCTGAAGGCACTAAAGGTTATACTGCCAAGAGAAAGGCAGACCTGTTGAGAAGAAAAAATATAATGGACACTTCGGGTGCCGATATCGTAGTCAGCATACACCTTAACAGCTTTGTAAACGATACGAGCCAGAGGGGAGCCCAGGCCTTCTACCCGCATAATTCGCCGGAAAGCCAAAAATTGGCATTGTGCCTGCAAAAAGCCGTCAAGGAAATAGTGGACCCCAACAATAAACGAAATGCACTGGTAAGAGGCAAACCCAATGAAACACCTATAATAATCCTTCGGGACTTGAAAACGCCTACTGCCATTCTGGAATGCGGTTTTTTGTCAAACCCTGAGGATGAAAAACTTCTGGCCACTGATGAGCATCAGACCAAGCTGGCCATGGCGATTAAGGCGGCAGTAGACAGCTATTTTTCCGGAACTTGATTCGAGACAGTTGTAGTTACGCTCTCAACTCCCATTAAAAAATCACTTCTCGCTCCTTGGAACGGGAAGTGATTTTTAATGGAAAAATATTGCATCGTTTTCGTACCGGTGCTCCCGGCTTTGAACTCCGGCTAAGGAGAACCTGTAAGTTTACTGAGGAGCCATGTAACCTCATTTCGAGGTGAATTTGTAGTCCAACCCTACATTATGTCTTGCCTTATCAAGGTAATAGGATGCAATCTCTCTGGCCTTTTCCGCGCCCTTTTTCAAGACATCATATACATACTGCATATCATTTTCATATTTTTTTCTGTTGTTCCTGGCTTGTGAGAAATAATTCCAGATAACCTCAAAAAGCTCCTTCTTGACGTCCCCGTACCTGAGTCCGGGAGTCTCAAACCTTTGTCTCAGTTCTTCCTTGCCCTCGCTGTCAAGGAACAGAGAATATATTTCAAACAGCGGGTTGCCGTCGGTAGGCTTTGGTTCATCCACCGGGGTTGAATCGGTTTTTATGGACATTACCGATTGGCGAAGCTTCTTTTCATCGGCAAATATGTCAATGGTATTCCCATAGGATTTGGACATTTTCTGACCGTCGGTACCCGGAATTGTGGCAATGGTGCTTTCAATATCAGCCTCAGGTATTACGAAGGTTTCACCATAAGTGCTGTTGAAGCGCAAAGCCAAATCCCTGGCTATCTCCACATGCTGCTTCTGATCCTTGCCTACCGGAACCTTGTCGCAGCCGTATAAAAGTATGTCGGCAGCCATAAGAACAGGATATGCGAATAATCCATGGTTGGGAGATATACCTTTTGCAATTTTGTCCTTGTAAGAGTGGGCGCGTTCCAGCAATCCCATGCCTGTTACATTGGATAATAACCAGGCAAGCTCCTGAACCTCAGGTATATCCGACTGTACCCAGAAAATTGCTTTGTCCGGGTCAAGTCCCAGGGCAAGAAAATCCATGGCAGCGTCAAGGGTTCTGCTTCTTAAAGTGGAAGCATCATACACTGTTGTCAATGCATGATAATTGGCAATGAAGCACAGCAGTTCATTATCGTTTTGGAATTCAATCATTCTCTTTATCATGGCAAAATAATTGCCTATATGAAGAGAGCCTGACGGCTGGATTCCGGATAGTATCCTCAAATTAAACACTCCTTTAAAGTAATTCTGTTTATAGAAAACAAAGCTGCAGGTAGAAATTGCTCCCATCAAGCTTTGTGGGTATAATCGATAACCGCTTTTATATCTATCATGTTTAAATGGATTATCGATACTATTTTACATCATATTGCAATATAAATACAATATACTGAGCCTTTTTTGGCAGGATGCGCAAAAGCTCGCTCCGGCACCGAAGGGCAGTATGATACACGCTAAATCACATTATCATCATATAACGGTTATGAGCCGGAAGTTACAGCTTCTTTCTCAGAGGCGAGCTTTTCCCAAAGAGGGTAGAGCTCTTCCAGCTTTTTCTCCAGGAGGTTCTTTTCGTCATTGAGCTGCATAAGCTTCACATGGTCGGTGCACACTTCTTCCAGCAGCATTTCCGCCTTTATCTCTTCGAGCCTTTTCTCCGCATCGCTTATGGCCTGCTCGGTTTCTCTCAGGCGCTTTTCCAGCTTTCTTTGATAGGCTCTTTCCTCCTTGCTGGCGATATGCTCCTGTTTGGAGGCGGACATTTTGACCT encodes the following:
- the trpS gene encoding tryptophan--tRNA ligase — translated: MRILSGIQPSGSLHIGNYFAMIKRMIEFQNDNELLCFIANYHALTTVYDASTLRSRTLDAAMDFLALGLDPDKAIFWVQSDIPEVQELAWLLSNVTGMGLLERAHSYKDKIAKGISPNHGLFAYPVLMAADILLYGCDKVPVGKDQKQHVEIARDLALRFNSTYGETFVIPEADIESTIATIPGTDGQKMSKSYGNTIDIFADEKKLRQSVMSIKTDSTPVDEPKPTDGNPLFEIYSLFLDSEGKEELRQRFETPGLRYGDVKKELFEVIWNYFSQARNNRKKYENDMQYVYDVLKKGAEKAREIASYYLDKARHNVGLDYKFTSK
- a CDS encoding type IV pilus twitching motility protein PilT; protein product: MYTHDDFIKIIKYAKEANATDIHVAAGAVPAMRIEGRLSYMPFDMVLPKDTEALISDILDQERKNVLKSTHYISLPIALHDIGRLRVNIFMQRGSYSINIKLLDRLLKTPEELGIPDAVINLHRQESGLILVCGNKNSGKSTTVASLVKKISTSRECHIITIEDPIEYLYKHDKAIVNQKEVGMDVNSFKEGVYSALTQDPDVIMISSATDPATFSAALAAAENGHLVITTLQTDDSISTIEYIVGMYPADKSNYIKIQLSNALLAIVSQCLIPAADGNGSKLAVEVMLANQAIKNLIVENKIHQIPAMIKASKSLGMITMEDSINDLYTAGKITKQSALNYMANRKSFFGGAR
- a CDS encoding N-acetylmuramoyl-L-alanine amidase, which gives rise to MIVIVRKNNIALILLIFLLSIVIYSLNIWSTDAAVTANDSSVQRVVILDPGHGGEDPGMVSPGGLKEKDINLIIAFKAKELLENDNYKVIMTRTEDKLEYPEGTKGYTAKRKADLLRRKNIMDTSGADIVVSIHLNSFVNDTSQRGAQAFYPHNSPESQKLALCLQKAVKEIVDPNNKRNALVRGKPNETPIIILRDLKTPTAILECGFLSNPEDEKLLATDEHQTKLAMAIKAAVDSYFSGT